From Kangiella sp. TOML190, one genomic window encodes:
- a CDS encoding SEL1-like repeat protein has product MPRIYEVIARSYHFALGGEKDLTNAVKWYRKAAELGVGSAQDYMGLFYSGGHAGLKQSCAEALYWYDRAIKNGYEYSYGNKAWMLATCPDKSLRNGREALQIMNSILKENYKKTAGNLDTLAAAYAEIGDFKNAVEVQETALHKLQGQKNTPRYRKFEERLSLYKNSKTWYGWSYAYPEEFDQ; this is encoded by the coding sequence ATGCCACGTATATACGAAGTTATCGCTCGTTCCTATCATTTTGCTTTAGGTGGAGAAAAAGATCTAACTAACGCTGTTAAATGGTATAGAAAGGCTGCTGAGTTAGGTGTCGGTTCTGCTCAGGACTATATGGGCTTATTTTACTCTGGAGGACATGCGGGTTTAAAACAAAGTTGTGCGGAAGCGCTTTATTGGTATGACCGAGCTATTAAAAATGGATATGAATATTCTTATGGTAACAAAGCGTGGATGTTAGCAACTTGTCCTGATAAATCTTTACGAAATGGTAGAGAAGCTTTACAGATAATGAATTCAATTTTAAAAGAAAATTATAAGAAGACAGCTGGTAATTTAGATACATTAGCAGCTGCTTACGCTGAAATTGGGGACTTTAAGAATGCTGTTGAAGTACAAGAAACCGCATTACATAAGCTTCAGGGACAAAAGAATACCCCGCGTTATCGTAAGTTTGAGGAAAGGTTGAGTCTCTATAAAAATTCTAAAACTTGGTATGGTTGGTCTTATGCTTACCCAGAAGAATTTGATCAGTAG
- the dnaJ gene encoding molecular chaperone DnaJ — MSKRDYYEVLGVAKSADKAELKKAYRRLAMKNHPDRNPDDKEAEARFKEAKEAYEVLNDPQKRQAYDQFGHAGVDPSMGDGQGGFHGADVGDIFGDMFGDIFGGGRRGGGRAGPQRGSDLQYNMQVTLEEAVNGVTKTIKVPTYVDCETCDGSGAKEGSEKVTCGTCHGQGQVRMTQGFFSVQQTCPDCQGQGQTIKDPCGDCSGQGRVHKTKTLSVKIPAGVDTGDRIRLSGEGEAGGPGAPAGDLYVQINVKEHEIFVRDGANLYCEVPVSFVTAALGGELKVPTLDGKVSLKIPAETQTGKMFRLKGKGIKALRQNYTGDLMCRVILETPVKLSKEQKEMLEQFQQSVEESGGKNSPKETGWFDGVKKFWDNMTS; from the coding sequence ATGTCGAAACGTGATTATTACGAAGTGTTGGGTGTTGCTAAAAGTGCCGATAAGGCGGAGCTGAAAAAAGCCTACCGTCGTTTGGCGATGAAGAACCATCCCGACCGTAATCCTGATGACAAAGAGGCGGAAGCGCGCTTTAAAGAAGCTAAAGAAGCCTATGAAGTCTTGAATGATCCGCAAAAACGCCAAGCTTATGATCAGTTTGGTCATGCGGGGGTTGATCCAAGCATGGGCGACGGTCAAGGTGGTTTCCACGGTGCAGATGTCGGCGATATCTTCGGTGATATGTTTGGCGATATTTTTGGTGGCGGACGTCGCGGAGGCGGTCGTGCTGGCCCGCAGCGAGGCTCAGATCTGCAATACAATATGCAGGTGACTCTTGAAGAAGCGGTGAATGGTGTTACTAAAACCATCAAAGTTCCGACCTATGTAGACTGTGAAACGTGTGATGGCTCTGGTGCTAAAGAGGGCTCTGAAAAAGTTACTTGTGGTACCTGTCACGGCCAAGGCCAAGTACGCATGACCCAAGGTTTCTTCTCAGTGCAGCAAACTTGTCCAGATTGTCAGGGGCAAGGGCAAACCATTAAAGATCCATGTGGTGATTGCTCTGGTCAAGGTCGTGTACACAAGACTAAAACGCTTTCTGTGAAAATTCCAGCAGGCGTCGATACCGGCGATCGGATTCGTTTATCTGGCGAAGGCGAAGCGGGTGGTCCTGGGGCTCCTGCCGGTGACTTGTATGTTCAGATCAATGTAAAAGAACATGAGATTTTTGTGCGCGATGGTGCTAATCTTTATTGCGAAGTCCCTGTAAGTTTCGTTACTGCGGCGCTAGGCGGAGAACTAAAAGTACCAACGCTGGATGGCAAAGTTAGCCTAAAAATTCCAGCCGAAACGCAAACTGGCAAAATGTTTCGTTTAAAGGGCAAAGGGATTAAAGCCTTACGTCAAAATTATACTGGCGATCTTATGTGTCGCGTGATTTTGGAAACACCGGTGAAACTCAGCAAAGAGCAAAAAGAAATGCTCGAACAGTTCCAGCAAAGTGTTGAAGAGTCGGGTGGGAAAAATAGCCCGAAAGAAACCGGCTGGTTCGATGGCGTTAAAAAATTCTGGGATAATATGACCAGTTAA
- the dnaK gene encoding molecular chaperone DnaK, whose amino-acid sequence MGKIIGIDLGTTNSCVAVLDGDKARVIENSEGGRTTPSIIAFTDGETLVGQSAKRQAVTNPENTLYAIKRLIGRKFKSDVVQKDIEMVPYKIVEADNGDAWVSVNGKNMAPPQVSAEVLKKMKKTAEDFLGEEVTAAVITVPAYFNDSQRQATKDAGKIAGLDVKRIINEPTAAALAYGMDKERGDRTIAVYDLGGGTFDISVIEIAEVDGEHTFEVLATNGDTFLGGEDFDNRVIEYLAEEFKKEQGIDLKGDALAMQRLKEAGEKAKIELSSSSQTDVNLPYITADATGPKHLNIKLTRAKLEALVEDLIERSMAPVKQALQDAGLSTSEIDDVILVGGQTRMPKVQEAVTGFFGKEPRKDVNPDEAVAMGAAIQGAVLAGDVKDVLLLDVTPLSLGIETMGGVMTNLIDKNTTIPTKASQVFSTAEDNQTAVTVHVLQGERKMAQQNKSLGRFDLADIPPAPRGMPQIEVTFDIDANGIMHVSAKDKATGKEQSIQIKASSGLSDEEIEQMVQDAEAHAEEDKKFQELVEARNQADGLVHASRKSLNDENVTFEDGEKEAIEAAANDLEEAIKTDDLEEIKAKTEALSQASAKLAERMYAQAQQQAEAGAQPGSEQASNTADDVVDAEFEEVKDDKSSS is encoded by the coding sequence ATGGGCAAAATTATCGGTATCGATTTAGGTACAACCAATTCATGTGTTGCAGTCTTAGACGGCGACAAAGCACGCGTTATCGAGAACTCTGAGGGCGGTCGTACGACTCCTTCGATTATCGCTTTTACCGATGGCGAGACCTTGGTAGGCCAATCGGCTAAGCGTCAGGCAGTCACTAATCCTGAGAACACCTTATACGCGATCAAGCGTTTGATCGGGCGTAAGTTCAAAAGTGACGTGGTGCAAAAAGACATCGAAATGGTCCCATACAAGATCGTTGAAGCGGACAATGGCGATGCATGGGTTTCAGTAAATGGCAAAAACATGGCGCCACCTCAGGTGTCAGCAGAAGTTTTAAAGAAGATGAAGAAAACTGCTGAAGATTTCCTAGGTGAAGAAGTAACTGCGGCGGTAATTACCGTTCCTGCCTACTTCAACGACTCACAACGTCAAGCGACTAAAGATGCGGGTAAAATTGCTGGTCTTGATGTGAAAAGAATCATCAATGAGCCAACTGCTGCGGCTTTAGCTTATGGTATGGATAAAGAGCGTGGCGATCGCACTATCGCGGTTTATGACTTAGGTGGTGGTACTTTCGATATTTCTGTTATCGAAATCGCGGAAGTTGATGGTGAGCATACTTTTGAAGTATTGGCGACTAACGGTGATACTTTCTTGGGCGGTGAAGATTTTGATAACCGCGTTATTGAGTATCTAGCAGAAGAATTTAAGAAAGAACAAGGTATCGACCTTAAAGGCGACGCATTAGCGATGCAACGTTTGAAAGAAGCGGGCGAGAAAGCGAAGATCGAATTGTCTTCTAGCTCACAAACGGATGTGAACTTACCTTACATCACGGCTGACGCAACCGGTCCTAAGCACTTAAACATCAAGTTAACACGTGCCAAACTAGAAGCATTGGTAGAAGACCTGATCGAGCGTTCAATGGCGCCAGTTAAACAAGCGCTGCAAGACGCTGGTTTATCAACCTCTGAAATCGACGATGTGATTCTAGTTGGTGGTCAAACCCGTATGCCGAAAGTACAAGAAGCGGTAACTGGCTTCTTCGGCAAAGAGCCACGCAAAGACGTTAACCCTGATGAAGCAGTAGCTATGGGTGCGGCGATCCAAGGCGCGGTATTGGCTGGTGACGTTAAAGACGTATTGTTGTTAGACGTAACTCCGCTATCTCTGGGTATCGAGACCATGGGTGGTGTTATGACTAACCTTATTGACAAGAACACTACGATTCCGACTAAGGCTTCGCAAGTATTCTCGACAGCAGAAGATAACCAAACTGCGGTTACCGTTCACGTATTACAAGGTGAGCGTAAAATGGCCCAGCAGAACAAATCGCTAGGTCGTTTTGACTTAGCGGATATTCCACCTGCGCCACGCGGTATGCCACAAATCGAAGTTACGTTCGATATTGACGCTAACGGTATCATGCACGTTTCTGCCAAAGATAAAGCTACTGGTAAAGAGCAGTCGATTCAGATCAAAGCCTCTTCTGGTCTAAGTGATGAAGAGATCGAGCAAATGGTACAAGATGCCGAAGCTCATGCTGAAGAAGATAAGAAGTTCCAAGAGCTGGTGGAAGCTCGTAACCAGGCGGACGGTTTGGTTCATGCTAGCCGTAAATCTTTGAATGATGAAAACGTTACTTTTGAAGATGGTGAGAAAGAAGCGATTGAAGCTGCTGCTAATGATTTAGAAGAAGCGATCAAGACTGACGACTTAGAAGAAATCAAAGCTAAGACGGAAGCCCTAAGTCAAGCATCTGCCAAGTTAGCCGAGCGCATGTATGCTCAAGCACAGCAGCAAGCAGAAGCTGGCGCTCAGCCAGGTTCTGAGCAAGCTTCGAATACAGCCGATGATGTGGTTGATGCTGAATTCGAAGAAGTAAAGGACGACAAGTCTAGCTCGTAA
- a CDS encoding YebC/PmpR family DNA-binding transcriptional regulator: protein MGRAYQNRKDSMAKTSNQNSRIYSKFSRQIYVVAKQGGADPEGNLALRSLIDSAKRAQVPAHVIKNAIDKATSGAGEDFAVARYEGYGPGNTMVIVDCLTDNPNRTFGEVRLCFTKTKCKIGTEGSVSHMFDHSAIFVFPHDDEEAVLEALMMADVDVSDIEHEEGMITVFAPNTEYAKAKQALTENFGEIEFEVDEIQFIPKVMAQVPAEDMEMFEKFMEMLEDQDDVQNVYHNAEL from the coding sequence ATGGGTCGCGCATATCAAAACCGTAAAGATTCGATGGCCAAAACCTCGAATCAAAATTCAAGAATTTACAGCAAGTTCAGTCGCCAGATTTATGTGGTGGCAAAACAAGGCGGCGCCGATCCAGAAGGGAACTTAGCGCTTCGTAGCTTAATTGATAGTGCTAAACGCGCCCAAGTGCCCGCGCACGTGATTAAAAACGCCATTGATAAAGCGACCTCGGGCGCTGGTGAAGACTTTGCGGTAGCGCGTTATGAAGGTTATGGCCCAGGTAATACCATGGTGATTGTGGATTGCCTAACTGATAACCCTAACCGTACTTTCGGCGAGGTTCGTCTTTGTTTCACTAAAACCAAATGCAAAATTGGCACCGAAGGTAGCGTCAGCCATATGTTCGACCATAGCGCTATTTTCGTATTCCCGCATGATGACGAAGAAGCGGTACTGGAAGCTTTAATGATGGCGGATGTGGATGTTTCGGATATTGAACATGAAGAGGGCATGATCACAGTATTCGCACCAAACACCGAATACGCCAAAGCCAAACAAGCGCTAACCGAAAACTTCGGCGAGATTGAGTTTGAAGTGGACGAGATTCAATTTATCCCAAAAGTCATGGCACAAGTACCAGCCGAGGATATGGAAATGTTCGAAAAATTTATGGAAATGCTAGAAGATCAAGATGATGTGCAGAATGTATATCATAATGCAGAGTTGTAA